The genomic stretch GACACCTATGTCGATACCAATATCAAGGGCACCTTGAACGTACTCCAGGCTGCCCGCGAACTGGAGCTTTCACGTGTGGTGCACACCTCGACAAGCGAGGTCTATGGGACTGCGCGTTTTGTTCCGATTACTGAAGAGCATCCGCTACAAGGGCAGTCGCCATACTCCGCGTCCAAGATTGGAGCGGATCAGCTGGCCTATTCTTTCCATGCGTCGTTTGGCTTGCCCGTGGTGATCGCGAGACCCTTCAATACCTATGGTCCAAGACAGTCTGCGCGGGCTGTTATCCCAACTGTGATCGCCCAGATTGCAAGCGGTATGCGACGTTTGAAGCTGGGTGCTGTGCACCCCACTCGCGATTTCAACTATGTGGCAGACACAGTCAATGCGTTCATTGCAGCGCTTCAGAGTGATAAGGGTGTAGGCGAGGTTGTGAATTTCGGTTCGAACTATGAGATATCCATAGGCGATACGGTCAAGCTGATTGCCGATGTGATGGGTGTCGAGGTTGAAATCGAGACTGATGATGTCCGTCTGCGTCCGGCAAAGAGCGAGGTGGAGCGACTTTGGGCGGATAACGCCAAGGCGCAGAGTCTCTTCGGTTGGTCTCCGGCGTACGGCGGCATTGAGGGTTTGCGTCGCGGTCTTGCGGAAACGGCCGAGTGGTTCTCTGATCCATCCAATCTTTCCGGCTATAAGCCCGGCACTTACAACATCTGACACGCAGGGTGATGATGAGCGTGACGTCTCCCGTGAAAGATTTCGTCGAACGCGTGACCGCAGTGCTCGGGGTCACGGAAACGCCACTGGCGCTGCATGAACCCGCTTTTTCCGGGAATGAACTGGCCTACGTCAGGGAGTGTCTGGACACGGGCTGGGTGTCGACCGCCGGGAAGTTCGTCGATGAGTTCGAATCAAGGCTTGCAGAGCTGAGCGGCGCGA from Parazoarcus communis encodes the following:
- a CDS encoding NAD-dependent 4,6-dehydratase LegB, translating into MKTILVTGADGFIGSHLTETLVRRGFNVRPFVLYNSFNSWGWLDHAAPEIRDELDVFAGDIRDPNGVRTAMKGCDAVLHLAALIAIPYSYHSPDTYVDTNIKGTLNVLQAARELELSRVVHTSTSEVYGTARFVPITEEHPLQGQSPYSASKIGADQLAYSFHASFGLPVVIARPFNTYGPRQSARAVIPTVIAQIASGMRRLKLGAVHPTRDFNYVADTVNAFIAALQSDKGVGEVVNFGSNYEISIGDTVKLIADVMGVEVEIETDDVRLRPAKSEVERLWADNAKAQSLFGWSPAYGGIEGLRRGLAETAEWFSDPSNLSGYKPGTYNI